A window of Tautonia plasticadhaerens contains these coding sequences:
- the moaC gene encoding cyclic pyranopterin monophosphate synthase MoaC — translation MSGLTHFDDSGASRMVDVSGKPETARSATASGLVRMLPETRAMILDRRAAKGDVFEVARLAGILAAKRTGELVPLCHPLGLDAVEVRFEPVGDDAIRVEATARLFGRTGVEMEAMTAVSVAALTIYDMCKAVDRAMVIDRIVLESKSGGRSGTYRREAP, via the coding sequence ATGTCCGGATTGACGCATTTCGACGATTCGGGCGCCAGCCGGATGGTCGACGTCTCCGGCAAGCCCGAGACCGCCCGGTCGGCCACCGCCAGCGGGCTGGTCCGGATGCTCCCGGAGACCCGGGCGATGATCCTCGATCGCCGGGCCGCCAAGGGGGACGTCTTCGAAGTCGCCCGACTGGCCGGGATCCTCGCCGCCAAGCGGACGGGGGAACTGGTCCCGCTCTGCCATCCCCTGGGCCTCGACGCCGTGGAGGTCCGCTTCGAGCCGGTCGGGGACGACGCGATCCGGGTCGAGGCCACCGCCCGGCTGTTCGGCCGGACCGGGGTGGAGATGGAAGCGATGACGGCCGTCTCGGTCGCCGCCCTGACGATCTACGACATGTGCAAGGCGGTCGACCGGGCCATGGTCATCGATCGGATCGTCCTGGAGTCGAAGTCCGGCGGCCGGAGCGGCACCTACCGCCGGGAGGCCCCCTGA
- a CDS encoding helix-turn-helix domain-containing protein, with protein MPHINTETIRTPAEPGDDTIRALVPTAGRPSPRLRARTFDRAPGPGRDGRPLRLDEKIYRRMLQLGMSQQALAQKSGVSDSEISRLLNGQSKRPGLHNILRLARALEVSLDFLADDQLGSDPRSAVDSLSGDDRELLDRARSIGHREVAMLLDATRVLGFEVAIRRLYGIDHRPEPDDPSKDPARA; from the coding sequence ATGCCGCACATCAACACCGAGACCATCCGTACCCCGGCCGAGCCGGGGGATGACACGATCCGGGCGCTCGTGCCGACCGCGGGCCGGCCCTCCCCCCGCCTCCGGGCCCGGACGTTCGATCGGGCCCCCGGCCCCGGACGGGACGGACGACCCTTGCGCCTCGACGAGAAGATCTACCGGCGGATGCTCCAGCTCGGGATGTCCCAGCAGGCGCTGGCCCAGAAGTCCGGGGTCAGCGACTCCGAGATCTCCCGGCTGCTCAACGGCCAGTCCAAGCGCCCCGGCCTGCACAACATCCTCCGGCTGGCCCGGGCGCTGGAGGTCTCGCTCGACTTCCTGGCCGACGACCAGCTGGGCTCCGACCCCCGATCGGCCGTCGACTCCCTCTCCGGGGACGACCGCGAGTTGCTCGATCGCGCCCGGTCCATCGGCCACCGGGAAGTCGCGATGCTCCTCGACGCGACCCGGGTGCTCGGCTTCGAGGTGGCGATCCGACGCCTCTACGGGATCGACCACCGCCCCGAGCCCGATGACCCCTCCAAGGACCCGGCCCGCGCCTGA
- a CDS encoding D-alanyl-D-alanine carboxypeptidase family protein produces MDADTGELVAGQDEDAPLDMASTTKIMTALVVLRLAGEDPGVLDEVVTFSPRADRTVGSTSGVRAGERVAVRELLYGLLLPSGNDASVALAEHFGARLGPPEDAPEETDPLPRFVAAMNRLAAELGLPDTRFANPHGLTAPGHHASALDLARLAIAALEDETFASIVSTRRRGCTVYDAEDSPRNVAWSNTNRLLPTEGYDGVKTGTTSAAGACLVSRGPGETTR; encoded by the coding sequence GTGGATGCCGACACCGGAGAACTCGTGGCCGGTCAGGACGAGGACGCCCCGCTCGACATGGCCAGCACCACCAAGATCATGACGGCGCTGGTCGTCCTCCGGCTGGCCGGGGAGGACCCGGGCGTGCTCGACGAGGTCGTCACCTTCTCCCCCCGGGCCGACCGCACCGTCGGCTCCACCTCCGGCGTCCGGGCCGGCGAGCGGGTGGCGGTCCGGGAGCTGCTCTACGGCCTGCTGCTCCCCTCCGGCAACGACGCCTCGGTCGCCCTGGCCGAGCACTTCGGCGCCCGGCTCGGGCCCCCCGAGGACGCCCCCGAGGAGACCGACCCGCTCCCCCGGTTCGTCGCCGCCATGAACCGGCTCGCCGCCGAGCTGGGGCTGCCGGACACCCGGTTCGCCAACCCCCACGGCCTGACCGCCCCCGGCCACCACGCCAGCGCCCTCGACCTCGCCCGCCTGGCGATCGCCGCGCTGGAGGACGAGACCTTCGCGTCGATCGTCTCCACCCGGAGGCGGGGCTGCACCGTCTACGACGCCGAGGACTCCCCCCGGAACGTCGCCTGGTCGAACACCAACCGCCTGCTCCCCACCGAGGGCTACGACGGCGTGAAGACCGGCACCACCTCCGCCGCCGGCGCCTGCCTCGTCTCCCGGGGACCCGGGGAGACGACTCGGTGA
- a CDS encoding HEAT repeat domain-containing protein has product MRRGDRRAGPGAAPAGAGVSAWLGAVILMIAAPAAALGQSEADKKVADIAEPLGFGQKTVEGVGLVIGLAGTGSEPRPSGYREKLEAEIKRNPELDVQTILADPFLRTSLVVVRASITAGVTPEDELNVELLLPADSETTSLAGGFLMGTWLHEVGIASGGQLDGKPWVYAYGPVLTGSAADPEDLKTGRVLGGGRIKQAIPYVLVIGERFRSGAVAKQLQDLLNNRFQYRDGRFKKGVATAKTDNTLVLNVPDRYHHNQLRYLQVLSQVRLAQTPELLQQRLDRWGEELLVPETAGAAALKLEALGGNASPTLAKALTSDHPQVRFFAAEALAYLDDPAGSEELAKVIVERPEFRTIALAALAAMDQPSGILRLRELMDGTDPVVRYGAFNALRAADPGDPSLGRIRVLGLLEERNRPDPEDEMSLRFGEEAPIASTEPPREDPFELYVVRSEGPPMIHVSRSRRREIVLFGRGHALLTPVVLGGTGPILLNASADDPRIEISRIDLTGAPPQVLTSSTDLVEVIRTVSALGATYPQIISVLEGAGKQANLEADFLVDAVPSDVEQYDRALLTGEDVTKADDAVSPASFEPEGADEDPGRSRGFRLLKRLLPRNRPADEASPAPLDEAVESTGLEAELQVEAPKRPGLISRLRDRSRGVEP; this is encoded by the coding sequence ATGCGACGCGGCGATCGACGAGCGGGGCCGGGTGCCGCCCCGGCCGGGGCGGGCGTCTCGGCGTGGCTGGGGGCCGTGATCCTGATGATCGCCGCCCCGGCGGCGGCCCTCGGCCAGTCGGAGGCGGACAAGAAGGTCGCCGACATCGCCGAGCCCCTCGGCTTCGGCCAGAAGACCGTCGAGGGCGTGGGACTGGTCATCGGCCTGGCCGGGACCGGATCCGAGCCCCGGCCCTCGGGGTATCGCGAGAAGCTCGAGGCCGAGATCAAGCGGAACCCCGAGCTGGACGTCCAGACCATCCTCGCCGACCCCTTCCTGCGGACCTCGCTCGTGGTGGTCCGGGCCAGCATCACCGCCGGGGTCACGCCCGAGGACGAGCTGAACGTGGAGCTGCTGCTCCCCGCCGACAGCGAGACGACCAGCCTGGCGGGCGGCTTCCTCATGGGCACCTGGCTGCATGAGGTCGGCATCGCCTCGGGGGGCCAGCTCGATGGCAAGCCCTGGGTCTACGCGTATGGACCGGTCCTCACCGGATCCGCCGCCGACCCGGAGGATCTGAAGACCGGCCGGGTGCTCGGCGGCGGCCGGATCAAGCAGGCGATCCCCTACGTCCTGGTCATCGGCGAGCGCTTCCGGAGCGGCGCCGTCGCAAAGCAGCTCCAGGATCTCCTCAATAATCGCTTCCAGTACCGCGACGGCCGCTTCAAGAAGGGGGTGGCGACGGCGAAGACGGACAACACCCTCGTCCTGAACGTGCCGGACCGCTACCACCACAATCAGCTCCGCTACCTCCAGGTGCTCTCCCAGGTCAGGCTGGCCCAGACGCCCGAGCTGCTCCAGCAGCGGCTCGACCGGTGGGGCGAGGAGCTGCTCGTCCCGGAGACCGCGGGCGCGGCGGCCCTGAAGCTGGAGGCCCTCGGCGGCAACGCCTCGCCGACCCTGGCGAAGGCGCTCACCAGCGACCATCCCCAGGTCCGCTTCTTCGCCGCCGAGGCGCTGGCCTACCTCGACGACCCCGCCGGATCCGAGGAGCTGGCGAAGGTCATCGTCGAGCGGCCCGAGTTCCGCACGATCGCCCTGGCCGCCCTGGCGGCGATGGACCAGCCCAGCGGCATCCTCCGGCTCCGGGAGCTGATGGACGGCACCGACCCGGTCGTCCGCTACGGCGCCTTCAACGCCCTCCGGGCCGCCGACCCCGGCGACCCCTCCCTCGGCCGGATCCGCGTCCTCGGCCTGCTGGAGGAGCGCAACCGGCCCGACCCCGAGGACGAGATGTCCCTCCGGTTCGGCGAGGAGGCCCCGATCGCCTCGACCGAGCCGCCCCGGGAGGACCCCTTCGAGCTGTACGTGGTCCGCTCCGAGGGCCCGCCGATGATCCACGTCAGCCGGTCCCGGCGCCGGGAGATCGTCCTCTTCGGGCGGGGCCACGCGCTGCTGACCCCCGTCGTGCTCGGCGGCACCGGCCCGATCCTGCTGAATGCCTCCGCCGACGACCCCCGGATCGAGATCTCCCGGATCGACCTGACCGGCGCCCCCCCCCAGGTGCTCACCTCCTCGACCGACCTGGTGGAAGTGATCCGGACCGTCTCCGCCCTCGGGGCGACGTACCCGCAGATCATCTCCGTCCTGGAGGGGGCCGGCAAGCAGGCCAACCTGGAGGCCGACTTCCTCGTCGACGCCGTCCCCTCCGACGTCGAGCAGTACGACCGGGCCCTGCTGACCGGCGAGGACGTCACCAAGGCGGACGACGCCGTCTCCCCCGCCTCCTTCGAGCCCGAGGGGGCCGACGAGGACCCGGGGCGGTCCCGGGGTTTCCGCCTACTCAAGCGTCTCCTGCCCCGGAACAGGCCGGCCGACGAGGCCAGCCCGGCACCGCTCGATGAGGCCGTCGAGTCGACCGGCCTGGAGGCCGAGCTGCAAGTCGAGGCGCCGAAGCGACCGGGCCTGATCTCGAGGCTCCGCGATCGCTCCAGGGGCGTCGAGCCGTAA
- a CDS encoding helix-turn-helix domain-containing protein, with protein sequence MKKVYTTGQVAKICKVAPRTVSKWFDSGRLRGYRIPGSQDRRIPRDNLLRFLKEYGMPLGELEAEVYNKVLVVGADGPLQAMLREHLRETDDFRLEVAASGFEAGIRAESFHPDCIVIDMAIGRIEAGQIAQNLKRSEDHATTILIALTSDEPGEEIYRLGFNDGFKKPFDGALLAERVKRLIAQKKNED encoded by the coding sequence ATGAAGAAGGTTTATACTACCGGCCAGGTCGCCAAGATCTGCAAGGTCGCGCCCCGGACGGTCAGCAAGTGGTTCGATTCTGGCCGTTTGCGCGGCTACCGCATCCCCGGATCGCAGGACCGCCGCATCCCGCGCGATAACCTGCTCCGGTTCCTCAAAGAATACGGGATGCCCCTCGGCGAGCTCGAAGCCGAGGTCTACAACAAAGTCCTGGTCGTGGGCGCCGACGGGCCGCTCCAGGCCATGCTCCGGGAGCACCTCCGGGAGACCGACGACTTCCGCCTGGAAGTCGCCGCCTCCGGCTTCGAGGCCGGCATCCGTGCCGAGAGCTTCCACCCGGACTGCATCGTCATCGACATGGCCATCGGCCGCATCGAGGCCGGCCAGATCGCCCAGAACCTCAAGCGGAGCGAGGACCACGCCACCACGATCCTCATCGCCCTCACCAGCGACGAGCCGGGCGAGGAGATCTACCGCCTCGGGTTCAACGACGGCTTCAAGAAGCCCTTCGACGGCGCCCTGCTCGCCGAACGCGTCAAGCGCCTCATCGCCCAGAAGAAGAACGAGGACTGA
- a CDS encoding polyprenyl synthetase family protein, translating into MVEANTLSRDPGVGPAHPGASSWVGPDELARRLRDAYAPIAPHLAEAERVFREELGSRSDYVQRLVDHSARFRGKQLRPALVLLTAQACGGIRPAHPVVAAVVEMIHTATLVHDDILDEADVRRHAATINAEWGNEAAVLLGDYLFTHAFHLAASLESAYACRVIGHATNLVCEGELQQIHHRGDLDLDEPAYYEIVRGKTAELTAVSCRLGAHYAGSGPEACEAFDRFGRDLGVAFQIADDLLDLYGEEAATGKTLGTDLEKQKLTLPVIHLLRSASPGEADRLRSLICSPSPETRRALRPLLESSGALDYAWRRARGFIDSARAELGILPPSPARDTLAGLAQLVVRRCY; encoded by the coding sequence ATGGTCGAAGCCAATACCCTCTCGAGAGACCCGGGCGTCGGCCCGGCCCACCCCGGCGCCTCCTCCTGGGTCGGCCCCGACGAGCTGGCCCGGCGCCTCCGGGACGCCTACGCCCCCATCGCCCCCCACCTGGCCGAGGCCGAGCGGGTCTTCCGGGAGGAGCTGGGCAGCCGGAGCGACTACGTCCAGCGGCTGGTGGACCACTCGGCCCGGTTCCGGGGCAAGCAGCTCCGCCCGGCTTTGGTGCTGCTCACCGCCCAGGCCTGCGGCGGCATCCGGCCGGCCCACCCGGTGGTGGCCGCCGTGGTCGAGATGATCCACACGGCCACGCTCGTCCACGACGACATCCTCGACGAGGCCGACGTCCGGCGGCACGCCGCGACGATCAACGCCGAATGGGGCAACGAGGCCGCCGTCCTGCTGGGCGACTACCTCTTCACCCACGCCTTCCACCTGGCCGCCTCGCTCGAATCCGCCTACGCCTGCCGGGTCATCGGCCACGCCACCAACCTCGTCTGCGAGGGCGAGCTGCAGCAGATCCACCACCGGGGCGACCTCGACCTCGACGAGCCCGCCTATTACGAGATCGTCCGGGGCAAGACCGCCGAGCTGACCGCCGTCTCCTGCCGGCTGGGCGCCCACTACGCCGGCTCCGGCCCCGAGGCCTGCGAGGCCTTCGACCGCTTCGGCCGGGACCTCGGGGTCGCCTTCCAGATCGCCGACGACCTGCTGGACCTCTACGGCGAGGAGGCGGCCACCGGCAAGACCCTGGGCACCGACCTGGAGAAGCAGAAGCTCACCCTGCCGGTGATCCACCTGCTCCGCTCCGCGTCCCCCGGCGAGGCCGACCGCCTCCGCAGCCTCATCTGCTCCCCGTCCCCCGAGACCCGACGCGCCCTCCGCCCCCTGCTCGAATCCTCCGGGGCCCTGGACTACGCCTGGAGGAGGGCCCGGGGGTTCATCGACTCGGCCCGGGCCGAGCTGGGCATCCTCCCGCCCTCCCCGGCCCGGGATACGCTCGCCGGGCTCGCCCAGCTCGTCGTCCGACGCTGCTACTGA
- the asnB gene encoding asparagine synthase (glutamine-hydrolyzing) yields the protein MDRAVAMTRAIAHRGPDAEGIHREPGVFLGARRLSIVDLAGGFQPMTNEDGSIWVAFNGELYEDDHLRRELIAQGHRLSTRCDTEIWVHLFEDYGEGAFRAARGQFAVSLWDRNARTLHLARDRVGICPLFTAERDGWLLWASEIKALLASGLVDPEPDPRGLDYFFNTFSGSVRRTCFRGVDLLPPGHFLRVDADSGHRREVTYWDLDFPDAGRGRREADPDALIGEFEGILRGAVRRRLRGDVPVVSYISGGLDSAIVLGLAGQERGSPLPSYSVALDRAGPDERSKATEAADGLGSPLTLVEMSKSRIADAFPELILAAEMPVMDTACATLLRLAQSVHSSGYKVALTGEGADEAMAGYPWHRMHAVRDRFKARWGETLPRIGREWFLDRISRDPRGRNPRFPVRGARVAQQELYDMLGQSRCRVYSESMWARLDGYDAYGADMGIAHPRFDRWDALNQSLYLGYKVMLPGLLLAGKGDRVAMNASVETRYPLLDEEVVSFCAELAPEYKLRGRVDKWLLREVARRVLPRPIGEKVASRPKEMFRASLSRTFLGPHRPGWVDQLLSPESLSRTGFFDPEAVAAEAARRKWFPRVTPRQGGMDLSLTMVIATQLWHHSYCGGGLCDLPTWSRPSLSPADLSIPDASASFAHSATAAGV from the coding sequence ATGGATCGGGCCGTGGCCATGACCCGGGCGATCGCCCACCGGGGCCCCGACGCCGAGGGGATCCACCGGGAGCCCGGCGTGTTCCTGGGGGCGAGGCGGCTGTCGATCGTCGACCTCGCCGGCGGCTTCCAGCCGATGACCAACGAGGACGGCTCCATCTGGGTCGCCTTCAACGGCGAGCTGTACGAGGATGACCACCTGCGCCGGGAGCTGATCGCGCAGGGGCATCGGCTGTCGACCCGGTGCGACACCGAGATCTGGGTCCACCTGTTCGAGGACTACGGCGAGGGGGCCTTCCGGGCCGCCCGGGGCCAGTTCGCCGTCTCGCTCTGGGACCGCAACGCCCGGACCCTGCACCTGGCCCGGGACCGGGTCGGCATCTGCCCACTGTTCACCGCCGAGCGGGACGGCTGGCTGCTCTGGGCCTCGGAGATCAAGGCGCTGCTCGCCTCGGGCCTGGTCGACCCGGAACCGGATCCGAGGGGCCTCGATTACTTCTTCAACACCTTCTCCGGGAGCGTCCGCCGGACCTGCTTCCGGGGGGTGGACTTGCTGCCCCCGGGGCATTTCCTCCGGGTCGACGCGGACTCGGGACACAGGCGCGAGGTCACCTACTGGGACCTCGACTTCCCCGACGCCGGGCGAGGCCGCCGGGAGGCCGACCCGGACGCCCTGATCGGCGAGTTCGAGGGGATCCTCCGCGGCGCGGTCCGCCGACGACTCCGGGGGGACGTGCCGGTGGTCAGCTACATCAGCGGGGGGCTCGACTCGGCGATTGTGCTCGGCCTGGCGGGGCAGGAGCGGGGCTCCCCCCTGCCCTCGTACTCGGTGGCGCTGGACCGCGCCGGCCCCGACGAACGCTCCAAGGCGACCGAGGCGGCCGACGGGCTGGGCTCCCCCCTGACGCTGGTGGAGATGTCCAAGTCCCGGATCGCCGACGCCTTCCCCGAGCTGATCCTCGCCGCCGAGATGCCGGTGATGGACACCGCCTGCGCCACCCTGCTGCGGCTGGCGCAATCGGTCCACTCGTCCGGCTACAAGGTCGCGCTCACCGGGGAGGGGGCCGACGAGGCGATGGCCGGCTACCCCTGGCACCGGATGCACGCCGTCCGGGACCGCTTCAAGGCGAGATGGGGGGAGACGCTGCCCCGGATCGGCCGGGAATGGTTCCTCGACCGCATCTCCCGGGACCCCCGGGGGCGGAACCCGAGGTTCCCGGTCCGGGGGGCCCGGGTGGCCCAGCAAGAGCTGTACGACATGCTCGGCCAGTCGCGCTGCCGGGTCTATTCCGAGTCGATGTGGGCCCGGCTCGACGGCTACGACGCCTACGGCGCCGACATGGGGATCGCCCACCCCAGGTTCGACCGCTGGGACGCGCTCAACCAGTCGCTCTACCTCGGCTACAAGGTCATGCTCCCCGGCCTGTTGCTGGCGGGCAAGGGGGACCGCGTGGCCATGAACGCCTCGGTCGAGACCCGATACCCGCTGCTCGACGAGGAGGTGGTCTCCTTCTGCGCCGAGCTGGCCCCGGAGTACAAGCTGCGGGGCCGGGTGGACAAGTGGCTGCTCCGGGAGGTCGCCCGCCGGGTCCTGCCGAGGCCGATCGGCGAGAAGGTGGCGTCCCGTCCCAAGGAGATGTTCCGGGCCAGCCTGTCCCGGACCTTCCTCGGGCCGCACCGCCCGGGCTGGGTCGACCAGCTCCTGAGCCCCGAGTCGCTCTCCCGCACCGGGTTCTTCGACCCCGAGGCTGTGGCGGCGGAGGCCGCCCGGCGGAAGTGGTTCCCCCGGGTCACCCCGAGGCAGGGGGGCATGGACCTGAGCCTGACGATGGTGATCGCCACCCAGCTCTGGCATCACTCGTACTGCGGCGGGGGGCTCTGCGACCTGCCGACGTGGTCGAGGCCGTCGCTCAGCCCGGCCGACCTGTCGATCCCCGACGCCTCCGCGTCCTTCGCCCACTCGGCGACGGCCGCGGGCGTCTGA
- a CDS encoding glycosyltransferase family 39 protein, protein MPDPPPTHPRPGPWPWILGAIAGLSVLLTLADPGITSDEPIDVKVGRNYLRQASRLVDQVGRRGIGSIDRADLDAFFADNAQHPPLGRWLLGLASTAFEPLEGLLGGPDPLSVHPARVAPMLAFALLVGLVSAEAGRRAGRPASVVAGLALLLMPRVFAHAHLATLDTFLALTWTLALLSAARAIESRRPVVGLALAGAAWGLAMLTKIHGWLLPPLVLGYALATLPTRKAIAGVSLWGLVGLLVLAVGWPWLWFDPAERLSRFLSTSVDRQPIRVLYLGRVTDDVDVPWHYPWAYFALTVPVGLLGIGLVGAARGCRGWRSDRFPILLLASIGLFLALFSTRAPVYDGERLFLLVFPSWALLVGLGFGAAWEASGPRRWPRALLVALVAGQGVGVVRMHPFQLSYYNAIAGGLAGAERLDLELTYWGDAVDPVLLEKVDRLVPPGSEVALAPTFHHLHPIALMTPGLFEDSVTLAPEQALGRSPWLVVFRRSAYWSPEVRAAVRGGRPLAERSRDGVWLSRLYRVGPAEGRSPPATPEDSFRTN, encoded by the coding sequence ATGCCCGATCCGCCCCCAACGCACCCGAGACCCGGCCCCTGGCCCTGGATCCTCGGCGCGATCGCCGGGCTCTCGGTCCTGCTCACGCTCGCCGACCCGGGCATCACCAGCGACGAGCCGATCGACGTGAAGGTCGGCCGCAACTACCTCCGGCAGGCTTCCCGGCTCGTCGACCAGGTCGGCCGACGGGGGATCGGGTCGATCGACCGGGCCGACCTCGACGCCTTCTTCGCCGACAACGCCCAGCACCCCCCGCTCGGCCGATGGCTGCTCGGCCTGGCCTCGACGGCCTTCGAGCCGCTGGAGGGCCTGCTCGGGGGCCCCGACCCCCTCTCGGTCCACCCGGCCCGGGTCGCGCCGATGCTGGCCTTCGCCCTCCTCGTCGGCCTGGTCTCCGCCGAGGCGGGGAGGCGGGCCGGTCGCCCCGCCTCGGTCGTCGCCGGCCTGGCGCTGCTGCTCATGCCCCGCGTGTTCGCCCACGCTCACCTGGCCACGCTGGACACGTTCCTCGCCCTGACCTGGACGCTCGCCCTGCTCTCGGCGGCCCGGGCGATCGAGTCGCGGCGTCCGGTCGTCGGCCTGGCCCTGGCCGGGGCGGCCTGGGGGCTGGCGATGCTGACCAAGATCCACGGCTGGCTCCTGCCCCCGCTGGTGCTCGGCTACGCCCTCGCCACATTGCCGACCCGCAAGGCGATCGCCGGCGTCTCGCTCTGGGGGCTCGTCGGCCTGCTCGTGCTCGCCGTCGGCTGGCCCTGGCTCTGGTTCGACCCGGCCGAACGGCTCTCCCGGTTCCTCTCCACCAGCGTCGACCGCCAGCCGATCCGGGTCCTCTACCTCGGTCGGGTGACGGATGACGTCGACGTGCCCTGGCACTACCCCTGGGCCTACTTCGCGCTGACGGTGCCGGTCGGGCTGCTCGGGATCGGGCTGGTGGGGGCGGCCCGGGGGTGCCGGGGGTGGCGATCGGACCGGTTCCCGATCCTGCTGCTGGCCTCGATCGGCCTGTTCCTCGCCCTGTTCAGCACCCGGGCCCCGGTCTACGACGGCGAGCGCCTCTTCCTGCTCGTCTTCCCGAGCTGGGCCCTCCTCGTCGGCCTGGGGTTCGGCGCGGCCTGGGAGGCATCGGGGCCCCGGCGGTGGCCCCGGGCCCTGCTGGTCGCGCTGGTCGCGGGGCAGGGGGTGGGCGTGGTCCGGATGCACCCCTTCCAGTTGAGCTACTACAACGCGATCGCCGGCGGCCTGGCCGGGGCCGAGCGGCTCGACCTGGAGCTGACCTACTGGGGGGACGCCGTCGACCCGGTCCTGCTCGAGAAGGTCGACCGCCTCGTCCCCCCCGGCTCCGAGGTCGCCCTGGCGCCGACCTTCCACCACCTCCACCCGATCGCCCTGATGACCCCCGGGCTCTTCGAGGACTCGGTCACCCTCGCCCCCGAGCAGGCCCTCGGCCGCTCCCCCTGGCTGGTCGTCTTCCGGCGCTCCGCCTACTGGTCCCCCGAAGTCCGGGCCGCGGTCCGGGGCGGCCGCCCCCTGGCCGAGCGGTCGAGGGACGGCGTCTGGCTGTCCCGGCTCTACCGCGTCGGGCCGGCCGAGGGGCGGTCCCCGCCTGCCACTCCCGAAGATTCGTTCAGAACGAATTGA